The genome window aaataaaatcactctCTATAGTAGGGCATTTATTGTTTAAAGATCTGACCCCCGCCCAAGAGATGTCTTTGTGGGAGGCTTTTCCTTTTTAGCGTTGACCTTGTTCGGCTGCATTGCCTCATAGTGTGTGGGATAGCTGACAGTGAGAAGTCatgcaaggaaggaagaaaaaaggagcaTCAAGACAGAAAATCAGGATGGGAAAATAAATGATGCAAATATATGGACTCCAAGGATAAACACAGCTGCCTAAAATTGAGGGCTGGCCTCCTTAGCAGCCACGGAGGACAGTGAGAGGTGATGGGTGATGGTTGTCTATTTCCCAATATCATAAACACAGAAGCATACGGTCCCTGCCAGGCCCACCAGGCCTTCCCACTGAATTCAGAAGggtttcccttcctcccccactttATAAACAATTATGCTGATAATACCTTGGAGTTAAGTAGTAAGAATGCAGCTCTCTGCTCAAGCCTCACCACCTAATGCAGCCCCCGGGGCCCTTGGAATGCCTGGTGTCCGGCCTGACTGGGAGGAATGGCCTTCAGTAAACAGCGTAGGGAAGCCACACAGACCCGGGTCCCTTGGATCAGGTCGGCTCCCTGGGTGATGACACATCTTGCCTCGGCCCCTTTACAAAATTGCATTTAATGTGACACCCTTGGCTTTTGTTGAAGTAGGCAAGACACGGTCACATAAAACTGCACTGCTTTTTCAAGTCACAACTTTTAATAAATCCCAAAGGTTCTTTGCCTGGGCAGAGTGGGGATGTTTGTAACTTACAAGGCATAGGGCTCCTGAGGGCTTGATTCACCTTTTGCTGAGTAGGTCAAGGCACTTACACAGAGGGGGCCTCTTCTAATACAGTTTTTCTACGTGAAATACCATCATCATTGCGCTTCTCAAAGTTAAATTCAAACACTGGCCTAGTGTTAACACTGGTAAAAATCAGCACACTGTCTGGATGAGTCTAAGCATATTTTTAATCTGTAATTTTCCATCTGCCCAAGGCCCCAGTATTTTGGAACTGTTCCTTTGCAACTCCTCATCCTGGGCTTTTGGTACCAGCAActtttttgttggttggttggtttttgtgCTCTGccatttttgttcatgttttggttagagaagatgaaaaagttgaaAGTACAAACTGTGACAATTTAATGTTTACTGAATGTCGACCTATGATAGACGTTAGAAATAAAGTGATAAGTAAGATGATGGACATTACCCTCAAGGGGTTCAGAGTGGTTGGAACAACTATTgtgtaaactattttttttaaaagattttatttattcatgagagagagagagagagagagagaggcagaggcagagacacaggcagagggagaagcaggctcccggcagggagcccgacatgggacttgatccagggaccccaggatcacaccctggacccaaggcagacagacgctcaactgctgagccaccaaggtgccccatgTAAACTACTTTACAATGTTGAAAACTACAAGAAAGAAATTTGTGCAAGATTCAGAGGAGATCGCAGTTAGAGATGGAGCAGGCATGGGGTAGACGTTAAGGTGCTTGAAAGgctttcaggatgcctgggtggcagttCTTGACTATAAATAGTTCCATGTGGAGGAGTGTCAGCAGGGGATGTACAGCATGTACAACTGCATGTGTGCAGCAGCTTGGTTTGTTCAGAGACTGATGAGTCATTTCATGTTGTATAATAGGTGGGAGAAGACAAACAGATCAGGAAGGGCTGTGGATGCCAAGAAGTGGAATCTACCTGGGGGATGGGAGGATAGAAGCAGTGCTGGGGTTGCGGCCACTGAGTAACGGTGAAGTCATTCTTCAGGTTCAGGGTTTGCGTTGGACCAGCCAGTGTTCCGGGTCCTGGGGTTAGAGCAGGGCCCCAGGTAGGGTCCTCTTCTCATGGGGCTTATATCCTAAGGTGGGAGTCAGACGATTAGCTGTCAGGGAGTGGTGTTGGTGATGAACAGGTGTGCACAGTCCAGGGGCAGGTGGTGGCCGAGGTCGCCAAGCCCGCGTTTGGTGCTGGGCACTTGTTGAAGCCTGCATCTGTCAACTTGTTTCCGTCAGTGCCAGAAAGACCAAAAAACATGTCCTGTTGCTATAGCACAATTTTTCCCTTCGGAATGCCTCTTCTTTGGAGAGCGGGGAGCGAATGGAGCCAAATCTACAAATACTGGTTCATCAGATCGAATGTGAAAATTAGTAAGGGGCGATCTCACTAAACTGGAGTTTGGGAGTTCGGCAGGGGGAGGTCTCACGCTCTACcacttgcccccctccccccccccactttttaaagattttatttatttattcatgagaggcagagacccaggcagagggagaagcaggctccctgcagggagtccgggatcatgacctgggccgaaggcaggcgctcaaccgcggAGCCCGCAGGTGCGTCCTTACCACTTGCCGCTAATCCACGGAAGGGTGGGCGGACCCGGCGCGTGGACCCTGCGGCATGTGCCCCGCAGGAGCAAAGGCTCTCCTTCCCACCCGAGGAGCCGTCCACTTGTAACCGCGGTTTACTCCGGTGGCCCTGGTTGGACAGCGAGCCCTTCGAAGGGCGCCCCAGCCCCTCGTTTGCCTGTGGTGCTGCCAACAGCTTCCTTGCCTGGGATGGCGACTATTTTTTCTAAATACCCCcgtttttgctggtaaaatagcAGGTAGTCTTACTTTTTTAAGGTTAACAAGACCGGGTGCTGCGGCCCCTGGGGcaaggtcgtgaccccggggtcccgggatcgagtcccgcgtcgggctccctgcatggagcccgctcctccctccgcctgggtctctgcctttccgTGTCCCgcatgagtaaataataaaaatcttgaaaacaacaaGGAACAAGAGCAAGTGGCTCCCGGAGCTCGGTCACCGGGCGGGTGGTCGCCGGTTTCTGGGTCACTGGGCCGCACCGCGTAGGCCCGCCCGTCAGCGTCCCCGTGGAGGAGGCCTCGCGGCGGCCCTTCCCTTCCGGGGAGCGAGCCCCATCCCGACCCGGGCGTCTGGCCCGCCAGGACGGGAGGAGCCGGCGGCTTCCCGCGCGGGGAAACCTCCCAGGGGAGGGGGCGAAACACGCCCCTGCGCTCCTTAGGCCACGCCCGTCCCCGCTCTGCGCGTGCGCACACCCCTCCGCCGCCGCGGCCGGCCCCGCCTCCGCAGGGGGCGACGCGACGCAACTCACGTCGCTTGCTTTACACGTCACGCGGCGCTTGCGCGTTGCTTCCGGGTCAGAGGCTAGACGGTCGGGCGCCGCGCGGGCCATGGTGCAGCTCCGACCGCGCGCGTCCCGCACTCCGGCGTCGGCGATGGTGGACGAGGGCCAGCCCGCctccgaggaggaggaggagggcgcgGAGCACGGCCTGCTGCTCGGGCAGCCCAGCAGCGGCGCGGCGGCGGAGCCGCTGGAGGAGGACGATGAGGACGGGGACGACGAGCTCGACGACGAGGCCCCGGAGGAGCTGACTTTCGCCAGCGCCCAGGCGGAAGCTCGAGAGGAGGAGCGGCGGGTCCGGGAGTCGGTGCGCAGGTGCGGAGCCCGCGGCGGCCGGGAGgaccgccccgccccgccccgcgcgcgccGCCCCGCTCACGTGTCGCCCTTTCAGGGATAAGACGCTgctgaaggagaagaggaagcgACGCGAGGAGCTGTTCATCGAACAGAAGGTGGGTGGAGGGCGGGGGCGTCTCGCTCTCAGAGCCCCGGGCCGGTCCGGGTCCCGGGGGCCTGGGGCGCTGCCGCCGTGCGCCGGCtgagggcgggggtgggtgggccGACTGGCGGAGGCCGGGCGTCCTTCCCGTCCGTGCCCGCCCACCGCGACAGCCCGGCCACCACGCGTCGCCGAGGCGGCGTCCGTAGCAGGCCCGGCTGCCGCGAGCGGTAAGCGAGGTACTTTGGGAGCCGAGGGCGGCGCGGCCGAGTCCGATGGCCGCGCGCACTGACGCGTGGTGGGCGGGGCCCGGGTGGGAgcgcggaggggggcggggcctggggtgggagcgcggagggggcggggcgagggccgGGGGATGGGAGCGGGAGCGCTGAGGGAAGGGGCGGGGGTGAGGGTCTCAGGGGTGGGAGCGCTGAGGGGCGGGGCCCAGCTGGTGAGTCCGCGGAAGGCTGTCGTCCTTCATtgctgattaatttttaaatgtttttttatcaaagaaaagaaaactacttcCAGAGGACGTTCTAGAGAAGTTAACTGCCGCCGGACAGACTGAGTGAGTAGCGGATCTTGCCCCGCACACCTGCCTGTGAGCCTGTGAGGTGGGCACGTGTATTTGAATCCAGTGTAGTAGCGGCGGGAACACAATGTTCTTGTCATGCCGACgtctttgagggcagcccggtggctcagcggttcagcgccgccttcagccccgggcgtggtcctggaggcgtggggtggagtcccacgtcgggctcccggctcccggcatggagcctgcttctcctcctgcctgtctccgcctctctctctcctcccgtctccctctcacctccccttcccctttgtctctcatgaataaataaataaaacctttaaaaaaaaaaaagacctctctgAAGTCGGTGGGAAAGGTGGAGGGCGTTGGGCGCGTGTACCGCGTGTGTGTCCCGTGGCGGACTTCGGCTCCTCCGCCGCGGACCCCAGGGTGTTGGGTCAGTGGATGCGTGTGCTCCTGCCCGTGTGCTGAGCacagggtgggtggtggggaatAAAGTAGCGTGTGGACACCGCGCTGAGTGGAGCGGCCCACGTGCGTCCACCACTCCCGAGGGTCGCCCGGTCCCGTCCTTGCCTGGGCTACGACCGCTTCCTTTCTCGGGTCATTCAGCAGCTTTGCCCTCTGGGGAGTGGTTAACGGCGAATGCTGCCGTCCTCCTCTTTCTCATCCCGTGAAGTCAAACCTTAATGCATTTAGACTTCCAGATATTTGGTGGTGGTTTTTTAatgctcttgtttttctttttttttttattaagattttacttatttgtaagagagagagaagcagagacacaggcaggaggagaagcaagctccatgcggggagcccaacatgggacttgatcccaggaccccgggatcactccccgggctgaaggctgcgctaaagtcttgagccacccgggctgcctgcccCTTGCTTTTTCTAAATACTTTAAGTTCAGAAGTTTAATAGTCCTGTATTTTTTACCTAGGCTGCTGTTATCAAATTTTCAGTAGAAGAACGTTTCCAAAGTTACGCAGATCCAGAACATACTAAACCTACAAATGCACTTGGTGGCGTAGTGCCCTTTCCTCTTCAGAAACcgagctcaaatgtcacctcttccttctcttgctccGCCCACCCCATCAGCTCCTCCTCCGTATAGCTTTTCTACTGTGCAAGTGCTTCTGTATGGGACACTCCTGTCTTGTCAGCTTGGTCTCGCCCTTTGACCAGTATCCCTCAAGTCTCATCCTTGTCTCCATTTTGCATTTGTGCAACTGTTGAATTAATCCTTTGATTTCTCCCAGTAGAATGAAGCTGTCCTACCACCTTTCACTTTGAATATCGTCATATAGCTCATTTTTTCCTTAAGTCTTTACCTATTAACCACAGCAGTCTGCTTCTGTTGAGTCTGCTAATAAGCTTTCACAGCTTACGCTCTGAGGTGCTCCCATGCTCGTATGTACTAGCCTGGGAATTGGGAGCAGTGCATCAAGAGGGACTTTTCGCTTTCCAAAACTGATTAAAGAGCCGAGGTAAAAAATTGAAGATGTTGGTAATGAAAGGGGGGAGATCTTACTTGTAAAGCCAGATGAAATTGTGTAATCCGTGATCTTTGCTATGTGCCATAccaatcagtatttttgtttttccttagcaTAAAGAAAGCATCAGGAAAGTTGAAAGAAGGTATGAACTATTTTAAGTAACTTATGTAAGTATCAAGTGCATTTGCACATATTTGCAGCCAGATGTTCCTGGCCCTGGGAGAGTGTGGCATAGGCCTGGCCCCAAGGATAGCTTAGGTCagttctcagtttccttataaataaaaattgcatcCAAATTGGTAGAGTGGATGTTTAAAGTAAACTCCAGTAAATGTTCCTGCCTTATTTTTACATAAGTACTAACTAGAAATAAAACTCGATTTTTTAGctaatttgaagaagaaaagtgaTGAAGACTATGAAAAAGGAGGAGATTCCAAGAACActaaagaaaaagtacaaaaaatacaGTCTGTTGGGTAAGGAGAGTCTTTTCACATAGGATGTAAAGGTAGCGGGAGAGGGTGAAAATATGAGCTTAAATGGAGAAAGATTTTAGTTAGGAATAGTTTCCAATTAGATCCTCTCTGGGAAAACCTAGTTCTGAtactcatataaaaatatttacctacGAAAAAATGGTGGTCTGTTTCTAGTCAAATAgccctgtgatttattcattatCTGTGCATATATAAAATTAGGACCTGgagttttttcagtttttgaagtaacaaaaatgccttttattttcaaagtaagcACATTTTCAGACTTGCTCATTCTGACCTTTTGTGTTGGTCACCAGCCAGAATAAAAGCTACTTGGCTGTAAGGCTGAAAGATCAAGATCTGAGAGATTCAAGGCAACAAGCAGCAAAGGCCTTTATACAAAAATCTTTGTATGGTCCGGGAACCAACAGAACTACTGGTAATTTCTTTAacacagtttcttttattttattgcaaattaaacaaagaaatgataaataattctctcttcttctagtAAATAAATTCCTGTCTCTTGAAAATAAGAGGTTACCAGTGAAAAAGGCTGCGGTCCAGTTTCTTAATAATGCTTGGGGTAAGATCCCACATTATTCTTAGTTTTTTATATATcgaaaaatattctttaaggaGACAGTAAATAATCTTGACGCATcaggtttttttccttataatgGCTCCTATATTTATATGCTAAAGTTGCTTCTGAAGAATAGATCGGTGTGGTCTGTACGTATATCTACTATGAAATCTGATTTAGTAGACctaattttagtatttatattcATAGAAACTTGAAaacttttgaattatttcttgagaattttgtatttaatatccTTATTGCataacattttctgttttagggacccagagaaaacaaaatgccaaGAGGTTTAAAAGACGGTGGATGGTCAGAAAGATGAAAACTCCTAAGTAGTAAAGCTAAATGAAGAGTGAGAACTTGTACATATAGAACTTAGTTATGTGGTgtaaagaattcatttttctgAAAGTCTAATAAATCGTTTGTAAATCACTGCAAAAATCCTCGGTCTTTTGGGGGAAGCCCACGATCACATCACATGTCATCCTTCCAGACTACAGTTGTGTCTTGTCATCTTTGAGGGCTACACTGGAAGAAGAAACTGTTTAAAAGGAATTATATTCCTTTCTATATAACTAAAAGCCCATCTCCCAGCCCGCGGTGTCGGGTGCgcggcaggaggggcagggccagggaagTGGACGGTGACTGTTCTTTCAAGGGCAGCTCTCAGATGCCTTCATCTTGCAGATGCTTGATGATAATCTGTTTCATACAacacagaggagggaagaagcaATTGAAAGTGCAATATTGGAGTAtaataaaaattccttaaaacTCAAGCCTTATGTACAGTTAATAGTCAACCGCAGGATATGGTTATCTTGGTTAAGTGTTCTTTAACCGCTCTGGAGGATTTGCTTTAGGGGAAGGCCACGtgccagattttaatttttaccaaaataggagataatttcctgttttctgtcTGCAGCACCCACAGCATCAGGCTCGACCCTAGCGCAGAGAGGCCGACACACTGAAGGGAGTCTTAGGTTGTAGAACTCTGATCTAGAGTAGGAACCGTTCATTGTGTTTGCTCTAATCTCATGTTAATCAGAAGTAAGTGGGCACCTTATATATAAACTCCGCTGACACTCTAGTATCTGTAATAGTAAATTTTTAATGGCTGGTTAATTATATCACTACATTTTTATTGCAATATAGTACTCATTTAAGCACTTAAAAATGGAAGGTGTACAAAGATTAAATTAAGACACGGTAAATTGActaaatatttggtttttatataaataaaggtCATAACCACACTGTTGACATGTAATACTGTTATAATACAACAGTTGAACTTGTGAGTCTACGACAGAAGTCGTCTGTAGTTAAACAGGAAACAAAGCTGAAAAGGACCATGTTAAAACGAAACTACTGGGACTAACAGGTCGGGATTGTAAGTAGCAACAGACATATTCACTCAGCTCCTGAGTATTTCAAGTTTTACAGTAcacattaaaaatgatttcttccaTCAACACTATAAATTCAAACTGTCAGATGTTGATGCGTTTTGCAAGTTACACTGATTGAATGCTGAGATGGGAGCGGGGGTTGGAGCATCTCCCGATTTGAAGTTTACATCACCCACATGCTAACACAAACACAACttgttctgtttccttcccccctctcccccaaacAAAGGCGGCAggattttttggtttcttttaggTCATTGTTTTAAAGGATTTGTGATGATCAATTTGAACGTCTGAAATTCAGTAATATTTAACTCTTAGACAACTAAGAGgtcaaagatggaaaataatttctcctaACACCAAGTTAGAAAATCATTTGCATCATGCTGTAAACTAGGAAGCAATGTAAAGCGACAAAAACCTGTCCCcagtacataattaaaaaaatctaaatttcaaaTCAGCAGAGCTGGTCTACTTCCATGTTGACTATATGCCACAATAGACATGTGAGCTCCTTAAATGCATAGCTAATGTAGGTAGTCTTCCACTGTGGCAAATGCACAGGATCCGATTCCCGATCGAGCCATCAGACCTAGACACTGTGTGGCCTGTCCCATTGCGAGGGCAAGTGGAGGTTGCTTTGGCAGATTGTGGGTTTCTGAGGAAAAAGGATTCAAAATGAAACAGCAGTTAGCAAGACATTTTCTAAAAGCAGGGAAAATACTGCCTTACCTTAAAGATTACTGATACCTACGCTGTTCTTCATGACCTAACTAGCGATGGTAATTTCTAAGCAAATGAGGATTGTGTTGGACATGCTACTCTGGATGATGCGGGTATTGGGTATTCAACTGTTAAGAATTCTTGCAGATTTAGACTTAAAGCTTTAGATACTTAAAGATGTGATTTCTTACCTGCTAATTCAGTGAGGAGTAAGGAATATTTAGTGTTCCTCAACTTGACTAAAGTCAGTTGACTTAACCAGAAAAAGACACCAGGTTTTCAGTAAAAGTTCACTGTTGGATTCTTACCCCTTTTGGGGAGAGGACCCAGCTGAGGCTGTCTCCAAGGCACTTTGGTGAGTGTTACTTGGGTTTCTGGGGGCAAATGGTGTTGGCGGCCATAAGAGGCAACAAGAGCAAAGCCACCCTCTAATCTCGGAGGGAGTTAAATTTATAATtggtagataaaatattttaaaaattgccaataAATTAGTTTTCAGGATCATACATACCATACCAGAAATTTGTCAGACAACTGTAGTACAAATGTAGTTAATCACCAAAATCTGTTCTT of Canis lupus familiaris isolate Mischka breed German Shepherd chromosome 35, alternate assembly UU_Cfam_GSD_1.0, whole genome shotgun sequence contains these proteins:
- the NOL7 gene encoding nucleolar protein 7 → MVQLRPRASRTPASAMVDEGQPASEEEEEGAEHGLLLGQPSSGAAAEPLEEDDEDGDDELDDEAPEELTFASAQAEAREEERRVRESVRRDKTLLKEKRKRREELFIEQKKRKLLPEDVLEKLTAAGQTDIKKASGKLKEANLKKKSDEDYEKGGDSKNTKEKVQKIQSVGQNKSYLAVRLKDQDLRDSRQQAAKAFIQKSLYGPGTNRTTVNKFLSLENKRLPVKKAAVQFLNNAWGTQRKQNAKRFKRRWMVRKMKTPK